CTCGTTGGATTTTCTTGCTCGCTTCCAACGAGTCGAGATGAGCCATGGTTTCGGCAATAGCAAAGGTAGATTGGTGGGCATTCAACTCCCCTAAACGAAAAACGGCTTGGCTCACTCCATTGGCCGAAATACCGGCTGATTGCTCTACCGCTTCAAAGGTTTTAGCCAGTCGTTCCTTGTGATGCGCTAACATCTCAGCGATGCGCTGCTGCCAGTCATAAATCAACCACTTGTGACCGGGGTAACCGACCCGGACATCATAGTTCCGGAGCTGGCCCAGTGAATCAAGGTAGCGTTGTAACACCCCAGGCACTGTATCATGCCAATAGCCGATATTGGGTGTAATCTTCATCAGCAGTTGATCGCCGCTTAAAAATAGCCGGTCAGCTGGATCGTAAAAGATCATCTGTCCGTCTGCATGACCCGGGGCATGAATGACCTCCCAATTGCGATTTCCCATCTTCAATGTCCCGGTATACGGAATCGGAGTAAATAGCGGGTGAGGCGAGGTTTTGGTTCCGGTGCTCCTCGTCGTGTTGGTAACCACTTGGGCGTATTCAGCGGAGATACCAGCAGAGATAAAAAAACGGGTCATCGCATCGAGCGTTTTTTCTTTTTTTACTTTATCCCAAAGACCCAAGAACCTTTGATAGTCTTCGGCCGAGACGTAAACGGGCACCTGCTTTTCGGAAGTGCTAAATTGCTCCTGGAGCCAGCCGGCCATTCCAAAATGATCAGGGTGGACATGAGTCACAACGATCTGCTCTACATCGGTCGCACCGATTCTCAACTCCGAAAATGTATCCTCCCACAATACACGAGCTTTTGAAATGTTTAGTCCAGTATCGACCAAGGTCCACCCGTCGTCTCCTTGAATTAAATACACATTAACGTGGTCCAGTGCATAGGGCAACGGCAGGCGCAGTTGCCAGATATCCTCTTCCAGTTTGATCAGAGGGTGTTCCTGCGAATTCCAGTCTTTTTCGTTATACATAAGCTGCGCGGACAGGT
Above is a genomic segment from Verrucomicrobiota bacterium containing:
- a CDS encoding MBL fold metallo-hydrolase is translated as MYNEKDWNSQEHPLIKLEEDIWQLRLPLPYALDHVNVYLIQGDDGWTLVDTGLNISKARVLWEDTFSELRIGATDVEQIVVTHVHPDHFGMAGWLQEQFSTSEKQVPVYVSAEDYQRFLGLWDKVKKEKTLDAMTRFFISAGISAEYAQVVTNTTRSTGTKTSPHPLFTPIPYTGTLKMGNRNWEVIHAPGHADGQMIFYDPADRLFLSGDQLLMKITPNIGYWHDTVPGVLQRYLDSLGQLRNYDVRVGYPGHKWLIYDWQQRIAEMLAHHKERLAKTFEAVEQSAGISANGVSQAVFRLGELNAHQSTFAIAETMAHLDSLEASKKIQREEVDGVWRFSVV